A stretch of DNA from Anaerobacillus isosaccharinicus:
GTCTCAACTTCACCATGTTTTGTTTGAATGATTGCTTTTCCTCGAATTTTCACTGCAGAAGTATGCTCTGTAAATTGAGCAATCATCACTTCACCTTTATCAAGCTTTTCTGAATGATGAAAGCGAGTGTCTGAGCCTCTCGTTAAACCGATAACATTGACACCGTTTTCTTTTGCTTTAATTACTATGAAATCATCATTACTTGCCATCGTGATCCTCCCCTATGAAAACACCATGTAATAGCATTCTCTTTACTATCGCCTAACTATAAAAAATTGTCAATATGGTCTCTACATGATCATTATGTATGCTACATAAACACCAATAAGGATTAACACCATCGGAATAATCCAACTTAATAATTGTGTTTTCGAATTATTTCTCACTAGAAAATCACCTCTAGTACTAATTTATCCAATTTTTAATGTAAAATGTAAAATTCAGAATGTAGAATGTAGAATGTAGAAGCATGAAAGTAAAGCTCTGTAGTAAAGTACCCACAATTTCTTAATTCACTTTTTTATCTTCTTGTATTAATTAGCGACAATACTTCTGCTCTAGCTGCTGGGTTATTTGCAAAGGCGCCGCGGACAGCTGAAGTGATTGTTGAAGATCCTGGTTTTTTAACCCCACGCATCGTCATACACATATGTTCTGCCTCAACGACAACGATAACACCAAGTGGTTGCAACGTCTCGACCATAGCATCTGCAATTGTTGACGTTATCCTTTCTTGGAGCTGTGGACGTTTCGCAACCGCTTCAACTGCCCTCGCTAATTTGCTCAACCCTGTTACTTTACCACCTTTAGGAATATAACCTACATGGGCCTTTCCAAAGAAAGGGACTAAATGATGTTCGCACATCGAATAAAACGGAATATCTTTTACAAGTACCAATTCCTCATGGTCTTCACTGAAAACTGTAGCAAAATGTTCTTTGGGATCTTGGTTTAGCCCTTGGAAAACTTCCTCATACATCTTTGCCACTCGTTTTGGCGTATCTAATAACCCTTCACGAGTAGGGTCTTCACCGATAGCTTCTAAGATCATTACGATCGCTTGTTCAATTTTTTTATGATCAAAATTATTCAAAACAAGTATCCTCCAGTCAAAATCAAAACTTTGTAAAAAAATCATAGCATAGCAAACATTACCAACGCAAATAACATTTTCTAAGGCTGGGACAAAAGTGTATTAGTCAATGAAAAATCCGAACGAAATAATAGTTGGTACATATCGATCGCTTCGGAAATATACTTCGTTTTCCGCGGGCGGCTGGTGAGCCTCCTCGTGCTAACGCACTGTGGGGTCTCACCCTTGCCTTTATTCTCGCAGGAGTCTTCGTATATTTCCTACGCTATGATTTTGTATCGTTGGGATTTTCAGTTAAACACTTTAGTTATGTACCAGTCTCTTCCTGATTAGGATATCCACTTTCTTTTAGTTTACTAGCTATGTAATAGCACTTGCCCTAATTTAATCTCCTTGCTTGGTTTACAAACAAAAAAAGAAGAGATGTTTTCACATCTCTTCTTGCCCCATATGTATGAGATTATTTTACAGCATCTTTAAGGGCCTTACCTGGTTTAAACGCTGGAACCTTGCTAGCAGCGATTTCGATTTCTTCCCCTGTTTGAGGATTACGTCCTTTACGAGCGGCACGCTCACGCACCTCAAAGTTACCAAATCCGATAAGTTGTACTTTATCCCCACTTTGAAGAGAGTCAGTAATTGCTTCGAATACAGCATCAACTGCACTAGTTGCATCTTTCTTAGAAAGACTAGACTTTTCAGCAACTGCATTAATTAATTCTGTTTTGTTCATGGAATTCACCTCCTCCCAAAATTTCACGTTATTCAATTACTTACACATTTTAACAAATTTTATACTTGTTTTACGGAATTACTTGAATAACAAGCCTTATATTAAACGATCATCGGCAATAATTCAATATGTTTTCTTCAATTCTTTGCATTTTTAAGACTTTTTTCCCTAAATTTTCATCATTTGTATGAAGAATTTTATAACAGTTTAGGGAATTTTATCATATCCTCACCATATTAGCAAATTTTATATAATTTTGGGTAATTTTAGGTTAATTACTTATTTTTTCTTCAATCTTTAGTTTATCAGTAATTGGTCTATTATAAGCGTTTGGTGTGATCTATTACAAATAAAAAACTCCCCCAATTTTTTTAGGAGAGTTTCTTGCTAACATGTCTACCTATAAAATGATGGCAATCAAACCGCCAGAGCCCTCATTAATAATTCTTTCTAGTGTTTCTTTAAGCTTATATCTAGCATTTTCAGGCATCAATGATAATTTCGCTTGAATTCCCTCGCGAACGATTGAATTTAATGATCGCCCGAAAATATCAGAGTTCCAAATAGATAATGGATTGTCTTCAAAGTCTTGCATCAAGTACCTAACAAGCTCCTCGCTTTGCTTTTCAGTACCAATAATTGGCGCAAATTCTGATTCTACATCTACTTTTATCATGTGAATTGAAGGTGCAACGGCTTTTAGACGAACTCCAAATCTAGATCCTTGGCGAATTATTTCAGGCTCATCTAAGCTCATATCACTAATCGTTGGTGCAGCAATACCATAACCAGTTTGCTTAACCATTTTTAACGCATCCGCGACTTGATCATACTCAGCTTTTGCATGTGCAAAATCTTGCATAAGCTGTAATAAATGATCTTTCCCTCTAATTTCTACTCCTACCACTTCTTTAAGGATTTGATCGTAGAGATCATCTGGAGCGTACAAATCAATTTCCGCTACGCCTTGACCCATTTCAATACCAGCTAAGCCTGCTTGATCGATAAACTCAAATTCGCCGAATAAACCTACGACACGATCGACATCGCGAAGGCGTTTTATGTCCTTAACTGTGTCACGAACTGCCTCTTCATAGCTTTGGCGTAACCAGTGCTCTTCTTTTAACACCATTACCCAGCTTGGAAGGTTAACGTTCACTTCATGCACAGGGAATTCAAAGAGAACCTCACGAAGTACACTGTTAATATCTTGCTCATTCATACTTTCGACACTTAATGCTAAAACCGGTACATCATGCTTTTCCATGAGTTCCTGTCTTAATGCATCAGTATCAGGATGTTGTGGACGGACAGAGTTAATAATGACAATAAACGGTTTCCCAACTTCTTTTAACTCATTAATGACTCTTTCCTCAGATTCAATGTAATTTGCCCGAGGGATCTCACCAATTGAACCATCTGTCGTAATTACCACACCTAAAGTTGAGTGCTCTTGAATAACTTTTCTCGTGCCAATTTCAGCCGCTTCTTGAAAAGGAATTGGCTCTTCATACCAAGGAGTATTAATCATACGAGGACCATTTTCATCCTCGTAGCCAGTTGCTCCAGGAACTGTATAACCAACACAATCAACTAGTCTGACATTTACCTCAAGACCTTCAGCAACATGAATTTTCGAAGCTTGATTTGGAACAAATTTTGGCTCTGTCGTCATAATTTGTTTCCCTGCTGCGCTTTGTGGTAACTCATCTTTTGCTCTTGCTTTTTCA
This window harbors:
- the mtrB gene encoding trp RNA-binding attenuation protein MtrB → MASNDDFIVIKAKENGVNVIGLTRGSDTRFHHSEKLDKGEVMIAQFTEHTSAVKIRGKAIIQTKHGEVETDS
- a CDS encoding HU family DNA-binding protein — encoded protein: MNKTELINAVAEKSSLSKKDATSAVDAVFEAITDSLQSGDKVQLIGFGNFEVRERAARKGRNPQTGEEIEIAASKVPAFKPGKALKDAVK
- the folE gene encoding GTP cyclohydrolase I FolE, coding for MNNFDHKKIEQAIVMILEAIGEDPTREGLLDTPKRVAKMYEEVFQGLNQDPKEHFATVFSEDHEELVLVKDIPFYSMCEHHLVPFFGKAHVGYIPKGGKVTGLSKLARAVEAVAKRPQLQERITSTIADAMVETLQPLGVIVVVEAEHMCMTMRGVKKPGSSTITSAVRGAFANNPAARAEVLSLINTRR
- the spoIVA gene encoding stage IV sporulation protein A, which translates into the protein MEKVDIFKDIAERTGGDIYLGVVGSVRTGKSTFIKKFMELVVIPNIENESEKARAKDELPQSAAGKQIMTTEPKFVPNQASKIHVAEGLEVNVRLVDCVGYTVPGATGYEDENGPRMINTPWYEEPIPFQEAAEIGTRKVIQEHSTLGVVITTDGSIGEIPRANYIESEERVINELKEVGKPFIVIINSVRPQHPDTDALRQELMEKHDVPVLALSVESMNEQDINSVLREVLFEFPVHEVNVNLPSWVMVLKEEHWLRQSYEEAVRDTVKDIKRLRDVDRVVGLFGEFEFIDQAGLAGIEMGQGVAEIDLYAPDDLYDQILKEVVGVEIRGKDHLLQLMQDFAHAKAEYDQVADALKMVKQTGYGIAAPTISDMSLDEPEIIRQGSRFGVRLKAVAPSIHMIKVDVESEFAPIIGTEKQSEELVRYLMQDFEDNPLSIWNSDIFGRSLNSIVREGIQAKLSLMPENARYKLKETLERIINEGSGGLIAIIL